From Pseudomonas vanderleydeniana, the proteins below share one genomic window:
- a CDS encoding SulP family inorganic anion transporter, with the protein MRAAQLKAVLPRELLASVVVFLVALPLCMGIAIASGVPPAKGLITGIIGGLVVGWLAGSPLQVSGPAAGLAVLVFELVRQHGLAMLGPILLLAGLLQLLAGRLRLGCWFRVTAPAVVYGMLAGIGVLIVLSQIHVMFDASPLPSGLANLLGFPQALGQALPMVGDGIGWQAGLLGLLTILVMWCWEKFKPQRLRFVPGALLGVGLATLVSIGLALPVRRVEVPDNLAEAIDWLRPADLLNLADPAILIAAFAVAFIASAETLLSAAAVDRMHDGQRSDFDRELSAQGVGNMLCGLLGALPMTGVIVRSSANVQAGARTRLSTMFHGLWLLAFVLLLASVLQSIPVASLAGVLVFTGLKLVDLKVFRSLGRYGRMPMFTYAATALAIVFTDLLTGVLIGFGLTLAKLAWKASRLKVSLVDLPGEGEQELRLTGAATFLKVPALTQVLSQVPPGTTVHVPLNNLTYIDHSCLELLEEWGRANAAKGSRLVIESRRLKRRLEGRLRTTTGIGSTT; encoded by the coding sequence ATGCGTGCTGCGCAACTGAAAGCTGTTTTACCCCGGGAGCTGCTGGCTTCCGTGGTGGTGTTCCTGGTCGCCCTGCCGCTGTGCATGGGGATCGCCATCGCCTCCGGCGTGCCGCCGGCCAAGGGCCTGATCACCGGCATCATCGGTGGCCTGGTGGTCGGCTGGCTGGCCGGTTCGCCGCTGCAGGTCAGCGGTCCGGCGGCGGGCCTGGCGGTGCTGGTGTTCGAGCTGGTGCGCCAGCACGGCCTCGCCATGCTCGGGCCGATCCTGCTGCTGGCCGGGCTGCTGCAACTGTTGGCCGGGCGCCTGCGCCTGGGGTGCTGGTTCCGGGTCACGGCGCCGGCGGTGGTCTACGGGATGCTCGCCGGGATCGGCGTGCTGATCGTGCTCTCGCAGATCCATGTGATGTTCGATGCCTCGCCCCTGCCTTCGGGTCTGGCCAACCTGCTGGGCTTTCCCCAGGCCCTGGGCCAGGCGCTGCCGATGGTCGGCGACGGTATCGGCTGGCAGGCCGGCCTGCTGGGCCTGCTGACGATCCTGGTGATGTGGTGCTGGGAGAAGTTCAAGCCGCAGCGCCTGCGCTTCGTACCGGGTGCCCTGCTCGGCGTAGGCCTGGCGACACTGGTGAGCATCGGCCTGGCCTTGCCGGTGCGGCGCGTGGAGGTACCGGACAACCTGGCCGAGGCCATCGACTGGCTGCGCCCGGCCGACCTGCTCAACCTCGCCGATCCGGCAATCCTGATCGCCGCCTTTGCCGTGGCCTTCATCGCCAGTGCCGAGACCCTGCTCTCGGCGGCGGCGGTCGACCGCATGCACGACGGACAGCGCTCCGATTTCGACCGCGAGCTGTCGGCACAGGGGGTTGGCAACATGCTCTGTGGCCTGCTCGGCGCGTTGCCGATGACCGGGGTGATCGTGCGCAGTTCGGCCAACGTCCAGGCCGGTGCCCGCACCCGGCTGTCGACCATGTTCCATGGCCTCTGGCTGCTGGCGTTCGTGCTGCTGCTGGCGAGTGTGCTGCAGAGTATTCCGGTGGCGAGCCTGGCCGGCGTGCTGGTGTTCACCGGGCTGAAGCTGGTCGACCTCAAGGTCTTCCGTAGCCTGGGACGCTATGGCCGGATGCCGATGTTCACCTATGCCGCGACGGCCCTGGCGATCGTTTTCACCGACCTGCTGACGGGGGTGTTGATCGGCTTCGGCCTGACCCTGGCGAAACTGGCCTGGAAGGCTTCGCGACTGAAGGTCAGCCTGGTCGACCTGCCGGGTGAAGGGGAACAGGAACTGCGCCTGACCGGGGCGGCGACCTTTCTCAAGGTACCGGCACTGACCCAGGTATTGTCGCAGGTGCCGCCGGGAACCACGGTGCACGTGCCGCTGAACAATCTGACCTACATCGACCATTCCTGCCTGGAACTGCTCGAGGAATGGGGGCGCGCCAACGCGGCCAAGGGCTCGCGGCTGGTGATCGAATCGCGTCGATTGAAACGGCGCTTGGAGGGTCGCCTGCGCACCACGACCGGTATCGGGTCGACAACTTAG